The Primulina huaijiensis isolate GDHJ02 chromosome 17, ASM1229523v2, whole genome shotgun sequence genome window below encodes:
- the LOC140962603 gene encoding uncharacterized protein, with amino-acid sequence MATRGNKGKGKEVAQESGAKNIGGNDRVPRGRRGRPAAEVAARADAEVEQLVHRVDEMELAVARFQNMHPAKFFGNEGSDRAERWLKHMEFLFNTVHYDSDRRLTMAVLQLRDRAQRWWEATTNVLQHTGSQITWEVFRAKFLHAYAPPSYYSARESECHRLVQGNMSVEEYARQLSAVLTYVPHVAVSEKGKLSKFLEGLDFQIHAMVMAGSPTTYAEAVDKAIGIEAGLRRGKQPQAPPMPSGGSYFSAGTSSFPSQQSYQQKQKQFRPKGRQFKKKYQSSSSSSSSSQSAIGGQYPVIYCDRCGGRHPTAQCSGVQGSCHTCGQSGHYARVCPSRAQGQMQPQQLPYARGSFPGGSSQGPFAPAPSYQQSSYPHVRGNVPQSFQGPQQARVDALTEDQAREAPGGVIAGTCLIYDHIARVLFDTGASHSFIASDYVNEYELWTTPFHETVSVSTPADRFIPSGQILLDCVLHFDDSIMITNLIVLPMHDFDCIIGMDTLSSYRATVDCFHGVVRFRPYYGNKWNFYGRGSHAKIPLVLAMEMFRLLSLGNEGYMIYAVDATKKEPKLSNIPVAKEFPDVFPEEIPGFPPQREIDFSIDLMPGIAPISRAPYRMAPAEVKELKEQLQDLLEKAVLMDLMNRVFRNFLDKFVIVFIDDILVYSKSKQEHKEHLRLVLQTLQDSQLYTKLSKCEFWMDSVIFLGNVISAQGISVDPSKVEAVLNWARPTNIPEIRSFMGLAGYYRRFIERFSQIARPITQLTKKDARYIWSDECEKSFLTLKEKLTTAPVLALPSGSGGFVVCTDASSRGLGCVLMQHEKVIAYASRQLKTHESRYPVHDLELAGIVFALKIISKIKKAQKNDPQVQKSKDLVLSGNPDKYNISSDGCLRMNNMLVVPNVTGLRETFLPEAHCSRHSVHPGTHRLYHILKPYFWWDAMKRDISEIVAKCLTCQQVKAERMKPGGMLQSLEIPQWNWEHIAMDFVTHLPRSNRGCDAIWVIVDRLSKSAHFIPYDHTYAYNKMARLYVDNVIRLHGVPVSIVSDRDPRFASKFWSSLQNALGTKLAMSTAYHPQTDGQTERTIQTLEDMLRSVVMDFGGTCQESLPLVEFSYNNSFQTTIGMAPFQALYGRRCRSPVCWNEVREKPLVQPEFVEEMNEKINLIRKRMKASQERQASYANKRRRPLEFQVGDQVFLKVSPFRSTMRFGRKGKLAPRYIGPYTIVERIGLLAYRLDLPQSLSAIHDVFHILNRKDKQLRNKTIPLVMVQWSRHGTEEATWEVEAKIRQEWPHLFETVTNYSMYSDFPMYYQW; translated from the exons ATGGCTACTAGAGGAAATAAAGGGAAAGGAAAAGAAGTGGCTCAAGAGTCTGGGGCAAAAAATATCGGAGGAAATGACAGAGTTCCTCGAGGTAGACGCGGGCGCCCTGCTGCAGAGGTAGCCGCTAGAGCTGATGCAGAGGTAGAACAGTTGGTGCACAGAGTTGATGAAATGGAATTGGCTGTAGCTCGATTTCAGAATATGCATCCTGCGAAATTCTTTGGGAATGAAGGCAGTGATCGAGCAGAAAGATGGCTAAAGCACATGGAATTCCTGTTCAACACAGTACATTATGATTCTGATAGAAGGTTGACTATGGCAGTTCTCCAACTACGGGATCGTGCACAGCGTTGGTGGGAGGCTACTACGAATGTATTGCAACACACAGGTAGTCAGATCACTTGGGAGGTGTTTCGTGCTAAATTTCTCCACGCATATGCTCCACCATCCTACTACTCAGCCAGAGAATCAGAATGTCATCGACTAGTGCAGGGCAATATGTCTGTTGAAGAATATGCTCGACAACTTTCTGCTGTTCTCACTTATGTACCACATGTGGCTGTCAGTGAAAAAGgaaaactttcaaaatttttggaaggACTGGActttcaaatacatgctatggTTATGGCTGGGTCGCCTACAACTTATGCCGAAGCTGTGGACAAGGCGATTGGAATTGAGGCGGGGTTGAGACGAGGAAAACAACCACAGGCTCCACCAATGCCTAGTGGTGGTTCTTATTTTTCAGCAGGTACATCGTCTTTTCCATCTCAACAGTCCTACCAACAGAAACAAAAACAATTTAGACCAAAGGGCAGacaatttaaaaagaaatatcaGTCCAGTTCCTCTAGTTCGAGCAGTTCACAAAGTGCGATAGGTGGACAGTACCCCGTGATTTACTGTGATCGATGTGGAGGAAGACATCCTACTGCACAGTGTAGTGGAGTACAGGGTTCATGTCATACTTGTGGTCAGTCAGGGCATTATGCCAGAGTTTGTCCGAGCCGTGCACAGGGACAGATGCAGCCACAACAGTTGCCTTATGCAAGAGGTAGTTTTCCAGGTGGCTCATCTCAGGGACCATTTGCTCCTGCACCGTCCTATCAGCAGTCTAGTTACCCACATGTCAGGGGTAATGTGCCACAATCTTTTCAGGGTCCCCAACAGGCCCGAGTAGATGCTCTGACCGAGGATCAGGCTAGAGAGGCTCCAGGCGGGGTGATCGCAGGTACTTGCCTTATTTACGATCATATTGCACGAGTTTTATTTGATACTGGGgcatctcattcattcattGCATCTGATTATGTTAATGAATATGAACTTTGGACTACACCATTTCATGAAACTGTATCTGTGTCTACGCCAGCTGATCGATTTATTCCATCTGGGCAAATTCTATTAGACTGTGTGTTGCATTTCGATGATAGCATTATGATCACAAACCTGATTGTATTACCGAtgcatgattttgattgtatcatTGGTATGGACACACTGTCTAGTTatcgagccactgtagattgttttcatggTGTAGTACGATTTAGGCCATACTATGGTAacaaatggaatttttatggtcgAGGATCACATGCTAAGATACCGTTAGTCTTAGCGATGGAAATGTTTAGATTATTATCTTTAGGAAATGagggatatatgatttatgctgTGGATGCTACAAAGAAAGAACCGAAATTATCTAATATCCCAGTAGCGAAAGAATTCCCCGATGTCTTTCCTGAAGAAATACCAGGCTTTCCACCGCAGAGAGAAATTGATTTTAGCATCGACTTGATGCCGGGTATTGCGCCGATCTCTAGAGCGccgtacagaatggctcctGCAGAagtgaaagaattgaaagagcagttaCAGGATTTACTCGAAAAAG CAGTGCTTATGGATCTGATGAATAGAGTATTCAGAAATTTTCTGGATAAGTTTGTTATTGTCTTTATTGACGATATACTGGTGTATTCGAAATCAAAACAGGAACATAAGGAGCATTTACGATTGGTTCTTCAAACACTTCAAGATTCTCAATTGTATACTAAGTTGtcaaagtgtgaattttggatgGATAGTGTAATATTTTTGGGTAACGTGATATCAGCCCAAGGAATATCTGtagatccaagtaaagttgaagcagTCTTGAATTGGGCTAGACCAACCAATATACCAGAGATTCGAAGTTTTATGGGATTGGCTGGCTATTACAGACGATTCATTGAAAGATTTTCTCAGATTGCTCGACCTATTACCCAACTGACCAAGAAAGATGCAAGATatatttggtcagatgaatgtgaaaagAGTTTTCTTACATTGAAAGAGAAGTTGACAACAGCACCAGTGTTGGCATTGCCATCTGGGTCAGGTGGATTTGTGGTTTGTACTGATGCATCATCAAGaggtttgggatgtgttttaaTGCAACATGAAAAAGTTATTGcctatgcctcaagacaattgaaaacACATGAATCccgatatccagttcatgatcttgaactaGCAGGCATTGTTTTTGCTTTAAAA ATTATTTCAAAGATCAAAAAAGCTCAAAAGAATGATCCACAGGTTCAGAAATCGAAAGACTTGGTTTTGTCTGGTAACCCAGATAAATACAATATCTCATCAGATGGTTGTTTACGCATGAATAACATGTTAGTGGTACCAAATGTCACAGGATTGAGAGAAACATTTCTTCCAGAGGCGCATTGTAGCCGTCATAGTGTTCATCCTGGTACTCATAGACTGTACCACATACTGAAACCATATTTTTGGTGGGATGCCATGAAGAGAGATATTTCAGAAATTGTAGCGAAATGTTTGACATGCCAGCAGgttaaagccgagagaatgaaacctggaggtatGTTACAGAGTTTAGAAATACCGCAATGGAACTGGGAACATATTGCAATGGACTTCGTGACTCACTTGCCCAGATCAAACAGAGGTTGTGATGCAATCTGGGTGATAGTCGATAGATTGTCCAAATCAGCACACTTTATTCCATACGATCATACTTATGCTTATAATAAAATGGCACGATTATATGTGGATAATGTTATTCGATTGCATGGAGTTCCAGTATCTATTgtatctgaccgagatcctagatttgCTTCCAAGTTTTGGAGTAGTCTTCAGAATGCTTTGGGTACTAAGTTGGCAATGAGTACAGCTTATCATCCCCAAACAGATGGTCAGACAGAGAGGACTATACAAACTTTGGAAGATATGTTACGATCAGTGGTCATGGATTTTGGTGGAACCTGTCAAGAATCTTTGCCATTGGTTGAATTCtcctacaataatagttttcaaACAACTATTGGGATGGCACCATTCCAAGCCTTGTATGGTAGAAGATGTCGATCGCCTGTATGTTGGAATGAGGTTAGAGAAAAACCATTGGTACAACCTGAGTTTGTTGAAGAAATGAATGAAAAGATTAATTTGATTAGAAAAAGGATGAAAGCATCTCAGGAACGTCAAGCGAGCTACGCAAATAAAAGACGTAGACCTTTAGAATTTCAGGTTGGCGATCAAGTTTTCTTGAAAGTGTCACCGTTTCGTAGCACGATGAGATTTGGGCGAAAAGGGAAGTTAGCTCCACGTTATATTGGACCGTATACTATTGTTGAGAGGATCGGTTTATTGGCTTATAGATTGGACTTGCCGCAGAGTTTGTCTGCTatacatgatgtgtttcat ATTCTTAATCGAAAGGATAAACAACTTCGAAATAAGACGATTCCACTGGTGATGGTACAGTGGAGTAGACATGGGACTGAAGAGGCTACATGGGAAGTGGAGGCTAAAATACGGCAAGAATGGCCTCACTTGTTTGAAACTGTCACCAATTATTCCATGTACTCTGACTTTCCTATGTACTATCAGTGGTAG